A single genomic interval of Gossypium raimondii isolate GPD5lz chromosome 11, ASM2569854v1, whole genome shotgun sequence harbors:
- the LOC105803739 gene encoding probable serine protease EDA2: protein MGMMRLSKCLVSLLFLVALSGFTHGFVMSPRTLLNRFSQNSNYYLTTEEHWFDQTLDHYSPYDHRQFKQRYYEFLDYFQVPDGPIFLKICGESSCNGISNDYLGVLAKKFGAAVVSLEHRYYGKSSPFKSHTTENLKYLSSKQALFDLAVFRQWYQESLNLKRSKTGAENSWFVFGISYSGALSAWFRLKFPHLTCGSLASSGVVLAVYNYTDFDKQVGESAGPECKAVLQEITELVDRSLESNRKELKKQFGAAELEIDGDFLYFLADAAVIAFQYGNPDALCTPLVEAKKAGEDLVAVYAKYVKDFYVGTFGVSVETYNQNHLKNTAVNEGSSDRLWWFQVCTEVAYFQVAPSNDSVRSSKINTKYHLDLCKNVFGEGIYPEVDMTNIYYGGTKIAGSKIVFTNGSQDPWRHASKQTSSPDMPSYIITCHNCGHGTDMRGCPQSPLSIEGNAENCSAPDAVNKVRQKMIEHIDLWLSECKGTGRSSM, encoded by the exons ATGGGGATGATGAGGCTTTCCAAATGCTTGGTGTCGTTGTTGTTTCTTGTGGCTCTGTCGGGATTCACCCATGGATTTGTGATGTCGCCTCGCACTTTGCTTAACCGCTTCTCTCAAAACagcaattattatttaaccacTGAAGAGCACTGGTTCGATCAGACTCTCGATCACTATTCTCCTTAC GACCACCGGCAATTTAAGCAACGTTACTATGAATTCCTTGACTACTTTCAAGTTCCCGATGGAcccattttcttaaaaatttgtGGGGAGTCTTCGTGCAATGGCATAAGCAATGACTATCTCGGC GTTTTGGCCAAGAAGTTTGGGGCTGCCGTGGTTTCACTTGAGCATCGTTACTATGGGAAAAGCAGCCCTTTTAAGTCACACACAACGGAAAATCTGAAATATCTTTCATCTAAGCAGGCTCTCTTTGACTTGGCTGTTTTCCGTCAATGGTATCAG GAATCCTTAAACTTGAAGCGAAGTAAAACAGGTGCTGAGAATTCATGGTTTGTTTTTGGCATTTCATACTCTGGTGCTCTTAGTGCATGGTTTCGTCTTAAGTTTCCTCATTTAACATGTGGAAGCCTGGCAAGTTCTGGTGTTGTTCTTGCTGTTTACAACTACACTGATTTTGATAAGCAG GTTGGTGAGTCAGCTGGTCCTGAATGCAAAGCCGTGTTACAAGAAATCACTGAACTTGTTGATCGAAGTCTTGAATCAAACAGAAAAGAACTGAAGAAGCAGTTTGGCGCAGCTGAG CTTGAGATTGATGGTGATTTCCTTTATTTCCTGGCAGATGCAGCTGTTATTGCG TTTCAATACGGAAATCCGGATGCATTATGCACCCCTCTTGTTGAAGCAAAAAAGGCTGGAGAGGATTTGGTG GCTGTCTATGCCAAATATGTCAAAGACTTCTACGTTGGAACTTTTGGTGTCAGTGTTGAAACTTATAATCAGAATCACTTGAAGAACACTGCTGTTAATGAAGGTAGTTCCGATCGGCTATGGTGGTTTCAAGTGTGTACTGAAGTGGCCTATTTCCAGGTGGCACCCTCAAATGATAGCGTCCGCTCTTCCAAAATTAATACAAA ATACCACTTGGATCTTTGCAAGAACGTCTTTGGAGAAGGCATCTACCCAGAGGTTGATATGACAAATATATACTATGGAGGAACAAAAATTGCAG GTTCAAAAATCGTTTTTACAAATGGCTCACAGGATCCATGGCGCCATGCTTCCAAACAGACATCATCGCCAGACA TGCCTTCGTACATTATTACTTGTCATAATTGCGGCCATGGAACTGATATGCGAGGATGTCCCCAATCGCCTTTAAGCATTGAAG GTAATGCTGAGAACTGCAGCGCCCCTGATGCAGTGAACAAGGTGAGGCAAAAGATGATAGAACACATCGACTTGTGGTTGTCTGAGTGCAAGGGCACGGGTAGGAGCTCCATGTAA